Proteins from a genomic interval of Granulicella sp. L56:
- a CDS encoding TonB-dependent receptor domain-containing protein gives MLTAKCKSVLCLCSAVSIFLILSLTAFGQSDVGTIGGFVRDQSGAVVPNAKVTIANEGTNESHTVSSDAQGHYTVTNLRPANYSMTAEANGFKKFSSVHNKLSSNTTLSLDGDLSLGSITQTVEVTATASVLQTESGSVQSEVTGQQIRDQQLNGRNPLYMGSLLPGVRSGSTLGDFNFGVGGGVPFQINGSRVNDTMVTFDGAPAVRTRANGAIIGVASVDATEEMQVLTTDYQAEYGSAAGGQVRLVTKSGTKDFHGSVYEYLRNSAMNANTWTRNQSSTTKFASPFVYNNFGFAVGGPVWIPGFHVTDRLREKLFWFVNEDWLRYRFSDTQTQAVPTDRMRTGDFSELLVPGNVWYKGATKIYEPSTCPVNGASSCVQYPGNVIPGGLSPNGMAIIDAYPAPTPGYQQETGNSTNWIAQAAHPINQRKQIINVDWLLNENNHLELRRQNATYNEYQPFDQGSGLTGKYFIRPNQTNVLAWTWTIKPTLINEARATYSLDNVYIPVNTALAGFHRDTLGINFPYIIPGNKAAPQKIPTVTVPNFYGLAGGPYPSRSSGPIFTASDSMTKVWGNHTIKFGGFFQDSGENDNDQINVSTVPGGANNQNGSFVFTDTRTGLGGTTGVGLANLAVGLADSYTEIGPKSYTVWRGHMYEVFAQDSWKITPKLHIDYGLRETTSMPYTAAWANAAYFDPASFDPTKVPQVNPSTGNVTLGTGDPYNGVVIPGYSEFPSSAAKHYVAGSSINPNACDGGPCTGLFAPKLRKGYVDVENTFQPRIGFAYQPNPGTVFRGGAGEFATRMGLLDNIFPGGNPPFQPFVTVAAAPGNLTGLVDNPGAALNPTLAPPLTVTTLDQHLKSPVRWNWNLTVQQELPFSSTMSIAYVGGRGLHNWRTFDINQPTVGALQANPGKNVNYLRPYLGFAAIQQEKSDGKSNYNSLQVSWNRRFTHGLMVGFSYTFAKSMDDSSNYRDIVPDSYNTSNLWGPSEYDTRHDAVVNYLYALPFFANQNVLAGKLLGGWQLSGNAQFQTGTPCGIGTNNDSAGVGEVGSFGCGSEGQFYLMNGTPRILKQFAGYAGNKGQYFATTNPDGSSIFTPPPAGTFNLQKGVRDSIYQPGFQNWNLSMKKKFPITQRAGVEFNADAYNFINHPNWSGPNLTPTSSQFGQVTGKSTSNPRNIQVGLRLLF, from the coding sequence ATGCTTACAGCCAAATGCAAGAGCGTTTTGTGTCTTTGCAGCGCCGTATCGATCTTTCTTATTCTCTCTCTTACGGCTTTCGGACAGTCCGACGTCGGAACGATTGGCGGATTTGTGAGAGATCAGTCGGGAGCTGTGGTCCCGAATGCGAAAGTTACCATCGCCAACGAAGGAACCAACGAATCTCACACGGTGAGTTCAGACGCGCAAGGTCACTACACAGTCACCAATTTACGGCCAGCTAACTACAGCATGACCGCCGAGGCAAATGGGTTCAAGAAATTTAGCAGCGTCCACAACAAACTAAGTTCAAACACCACGCTCTCCCTCGATGGAGATCTTTCTCTGGGCTCAATAACCCAGACAGTCGAAGTGACCGCCACCGCTTCTGTCTTGCAGACAGAATCCGGATCGGTGCAGAGCGAAGTTACAGGGCAACAGATCCGCGATCAACAATTGAACGGGCGCAATCCGCTCTATATGGGATCGCTGCTTCCCGGAGTTCGCAGTGGAAGCACCCTGGGTGACTTCAATTTCGGGGTTGGCGGCGGAGTACCTTTTCAGATCAATGGGTCGCGCGTGAATGACACGATGGTTACGTTTGACGGAGCCCCTGCCGTCCGCACCCGTGCCAACGGCGCGATCATCGGTGTCGCCAGTGTAGACGCCACGGAAGAGATGCAGGTTCTAACGACGGACTACCAGGCCGAGTATGGAAGTGCGGCTGGTGGTCAGGTGCGCCTTGTGACCAAGAGCGGCACCAAAGACTTTCACGGCTCCGTCTACGAGTACCTGCGAAACTCGGCCATGAATGCCAATACCTGGACGCGAAACCAGAGCTCGACGACAAAATTTGCATCGCCTTTCGTGTACAACAACTTCGGCTTTGCCGTGGGCGGCCCGGTCTGGATCCCAGGATTCCATGTGACGGACCGGCTGCGGGAAAAGCTGTTCTGGTTCGTCAATGAAGACTGGCTTCGATATCGCTTTTCCGACACTCAAACGCAAGCCGTACCCACCGACAGAATGCGTACTGGAGATTTTAGTGAGTTACTGGTTCCTGGCAATGTCTGGTACAAGGGGGCCACGAAGATCTATGAGCCTTCCACATGCCCGGTTAATGGTGCTTCAAGTTGTGTGCAATATCCGGGAAATGTCATTCCGGGCGGCCTGAGCCCCAATGGCATGGCAATTATTGACGCCTATCCTGCCCCCACGCCTGGATATCAACAGGAGACGGGCAATAGCACCAATTGGATTGCTCAAGCGGCGCACCCGATTAACCAGAGAAAGCAAATCATCAATGTGGACTGGTTGTTGAATGAAAACAACCATCTTGAGCTGCGCCGTCAGAACGCTACCTACAACGAATATCAGCCATTTGATCAGGGATCAGGTCTGACAGGTAAGTACTTCATTCGACCGAACCAGACCAATGTGCTGGCTTGGACATGGACGATCAAACCTACTCTTATCAATGAGGCGCGCGCGACTTACAGTCTCGATAACGTCTACATTCCAGTGAATACGGCGCTCGCGGGTTTTCATCGGGATACTTTGGGAATTAATTTCCCATACATCATTCCCGGCAACAAGGCAGCCCCACAAAAGATTCCTACTGTCACGGTTCCTAATTTTTATGGTCTGGCGGGAGGGCCTTATCCTTCCAGGTCTTCAGGCCCGATCTTTACAGCTTCGGACAGTATGACAAAGGTATGGGGAAACCACACCATCAAGTTTGGCGGTTTCTTCCAGGACTCGGGCGAGAACGACAACGATCAGATTAATGTGTCCACTGTTCCAGGTGGCGCCAATAACCAGAACGGGTCATTCGTTTTCACGGATACCAGAACTGGATTGGGTGGTACGACTGGAGTAGGTCTGGCCAATCTGGCGGTTGGATTGGCGGACAGCTATACAGAAATCGGTCCAAAATCCTATACCGTATGGCGCGGCCATATGTATGAGGTATTCGCGCAGGATTCATGGAAGATCACTCCAAAGCTGCATATCGATTATGGCCTGCGTGAGACAACAAGCATGCCTTATACCGCGGCGTGGGCGAATGCAGCATACTTCGATCCCGCTTCGTTCGATCCGACCAAGGTGCCGCAGGTAAATCCATCCACGGGCAATGTAACGTTGGGCACGGGAGATCCTTATAACGGTGTTGTGATTCCGGGATACAGCGAATTCCCAAGCTCCGCCGCTAAGCACTATGTGGCTGGTAGCAGCATTAATCCGAACGCGTGCGACGGTGGCCCGTGCACCGGTCTTTTTGCTCCTAAATTGCGAAAGGGATATGTCGACGTCGAAAATACATTTCAGCCGCGTATCGGTTTTGCTTATCAGCCAAACCCGGGAACTGTGTTTCGCGGTGGGGCAGGAGAATTTGCCACGCGCATGGGACTGCTGGATAATATCTTTCCCGGCGGCAATCCTCCCTTCCAGCCGTTTGTCACAGTCGCTGCCGCACCAGGCAATCTGACTGGGTTGGTTGACAATCCAGGGGCTGCTTTGAACCCAACCCTTGCTCCGCCCCTGACGGTTACAACGTTGGATCAACATTTGAAGTCGCCAGTGAGGTGGAACTGGAACCTTACGGTCCAGCAGGAACTTCCATTCAGCTCGACAATGTCAATCGCCTATGTCGGAGGTCGTGGTCTTCACAACTGGAGGACTTTCGATATCAACCAGCCGACCGTTGGCGCTTTGCAGGCGAACCCGGGAAAGAATGTGAACTATCTCCGGCCCTATCTTGGTTTTGCGGCGATCCAGCAGGAGAAGAGCGATGGTAAGTCAAACTACAACTCGCTTCAGGTCTCATGGAACCGCCGTTTCACGCACGGTCTCATGGTCGGCTTTAGTTATACCTTTGCAAAGAGCATGGATGACAGTTCCAACTATAGGGACATCGTTCCGGACTCCTACAACACCAGCAATCTCTGGGGTCCGTCGGAGTACGATACCCGGCATGATGCAGTTGTTAACTATCTCTACGCGTTGCCATTCTTTGCAAATCAGAATGTGCTTGCGGGCAAACTGCTCGGCGGTTGGCAGTTGAGCGGAAATGCTCAATTCCAGACAGGCACGCCCTGCGGAATCGGAACGAATAACGACTCTGCTGGTGTCGGGGAGGTCGGCAGCTTCGGGTGCGGATCAGAAGGGCAGTTCTATCTAATGAATGGAACTCCAAGAATCCTTAAGCAATTTGCTGGCTATGCTGGCAATAAAGGGCAGTACTTTGCCACAACCAATCCGGATGGTTCGTCAATCTTTACGCCGCCACCCGCAGGCACCTTCAATCTTCAGAAAGGTGTGCGCGACTCAATTTATCAGCCTGGGTTCCAGAATTGGAACTTGTCCATGAAAAAGAAGTTCCCGATCACCCAGAGAGCCGGCGTGGAGTTCAATGCTGATGCTTACAACTTCATCAATCATCCAAATTGGTCGGGTCCGAATCTGACTCCAACCTCAAGCCAGTTTGGGCAGGTGACAGGAAAGTCAACCAGCAACCCGAGAAATATCCAGGTCGGATTGCGGCTCTTGTTCTAA
- the rfbB gene encoding dTDP-glucose 4,6-dehydratase, with translation MVSCIFVTGGAGFIGSNFVMDWLSRRRGSLVNLDKLTYAGNPQNLAAIDRDPAYTFVLGDICDAKLVAQLLAQHRPHTMIHFAAESHVDRSIAGPEAFLRTNIDGTFTLLQAAREYYGTLPGPDRDRFRFLHVSTDEVYGTLKPDDPAFHEETPYAPNSPYAASKAASDHLVRAWVHTYGLPAIITNCSNNYGPYQFPEKLIPLMIANALQGKALPIYGDGQQVRDWLYVLDHCRALQAVLDQGRVGETYNIGGGNQRSNLEVVTTLCALLDELVPESKFKPHFQLVKYVADRPGHDRRYAIDARKLETELGWRAEESFETGLRKTVEWYLANSAWVGNVTSGAYQQWVIQNYDNRDISEVSAIKVVAKEAL, from the coding sequence ATAGTGAGCTGCATTTTTGTGACTGGCGGGGCCGGCTTTATCGGCTCAAATTTTGTGATGGACTGGTTGTCCCGGAGACGTGGATCGCTGGTAAATCTGGATAAGCTGACCTATGCTGGAAACCCGCAGAATCTGGCAGCTATAGACCGCGATCCGGCTTATACCTTTGTGCTTGGTGATATCTGCGATGCGAAGTTGGTGGCCCAATTACTGGCGCAGCATCGACCTCATACGATGATTCACTTTGCGGCCGAAAGCCATGTGGACCGCTCGATCGCGGGGCCAGAAGCCTTTCTAAGAACGAACATCGATGGTACGTTTACGCTCTTACAGGCCGCCCGTGAATATTATGGAACTTTGCCGGGCCCCGACCGAGACCGATTCCGCTTTCTTCATGTGTCAACCGACGAGGTATACGGAACATTGAAGCCGGACGACCCGGCGTTTCATGAAGAAACTCCTTACGCGCCGAATAGCCCCTATGCTGCATCGAAAGCGGCGAGCGACCACCTGGTTCGTGCATGGGTGCATACCTATGGTCTGCCAGCTATTATTACTAATTGCTCAAACAATTATGGGCCGTATCAGTTTCCGGAGAAGCTGATCCCACTGATGATTGCGAATGCCCTTCAAGGGAAAGCGCTCCCCATCTATGGGGATGGTCAACAGGTAAGAGACTGGCTCTATGTGCTGGACCACTGCCGAGCTCTTCAAGCGGTCCTCGATCAAGGTCGCGTGGGAGAGACCTACAACATCGGCGGAGGAAATCAACGAAGCAACCTGGAGGTCGTAACAACCCTCTGTGCCTTGTTAGATGAATTGGTTCCCGAGTCGAAGTTCAAGCCACATTTTCAGCTTGTAAAATATGTAGCCGACAGACCCGGACATGATCGACGCTACGCAATCGATGCCAGAAAGTTGGAGACTGAACTTGGCTGGCGGGCCGAGGAGAGTTTTGAGACCGGGCTAAGGAAAACCGTGGAATGGTATCTTGCGAACTCTGCGTGGGTAGGGAATGTCACCAGTGGAGCCTATCAGCAATGGGTTATTCAAAATTATGATAACCGTGACATCTCCGAGGTTTCGGCTATCAAAGTAGTGGCCAAGGAGGCTCTGTGA
- a CDS encoding SLBB domain-containing protein, with amino-acid sequence MKTAFANYSSNKIGRWPISLLILGLLSSGIGARLAVGQQQGLYTDQGQTPDLLPQAFPPTVPAGGSYAGATSSTTSPNSDATSQSTNGTTQNLTQAQRLQQESVRNQQRILGLRRKPALTEFQQMVAATTGRTLPIFGASTFLNALPSTFSPVSDVPVTPDYVVGPGDELRLQIWGQVSLRGSYTVDRTGSIALPGAGTIHVAGVRFDHLTDFLRSHLARVYRNFDLNVNMGQLRSIQVFVVGEANMPGSYTVGSLSTLLNALFYAGGPKPQGSLRDIQLKRGGKTIDHFDLYDVLLQGDKSNDVQLASGDVIFIPPAGKQIAVVGSVNNPAIYELRNETTIEQVLQLAGGRTNIAVNSQARVERIYDHAVRSVMEVNLSQPSTFQVQDGDIVTVNAIVDRFKDAVTLRGNVANPGRYAWHPGMRVSDLIPNKDALITRSYWQHKNDLGHMTMNYEPEPERNARGVLQPKNYYGSTTQDSTTQALNGTGLQQSQGAQNQAGLDQNQYGTEPEQYGVVQDPYSADQYGSLQSQSNFPPNQPAPAGGQSSSTTTPQMGAQAQGSSDTSTGGNSVGAALTGNVGRFPVKTNVLLSAPDIDWSYAVIERQNGENLKTSLLPFNLGRVILDGNQSQNLELLPGDVVTIFSTADIRVPISEQTRFVRLEGEFVSSGVYSVKPGETLRQLLEREGGFTPDAYLYASAFTRESTRRVQQQRLNEYADQLEVQSATAAAAGNASAVNAQDAAAATAAASAAQTSIAQLRRSHPDGRIVLQLKPDSRGIDSVPDLALEDGDQFVVPKVPATVSVEGEVYSANAFIFRREERTIDYLREAGGPDRQADMKHAFVLRADGSVYSQQYGNIKKATIFPGDTIVIPPQLQRMSIMRNLIDIGTIVSQFGIGIAAINLLK; translated from the coding sequence GTGAAAACAGCATTTGCGAATTATTCTTCTAACAAAATTGGCCGCTGGCCCATCAGCCTCCTGATTCTCGGTCTTCTCTCCTCAGGTATTGGAGCTCGTCTTGCTGTTGGCCAGCAGCAGGGTCTGTATACGGACCAAGGGCAGACACCCGATCTCCTGCCGCAAGCCTTTCCTCCCACTGTTCCGGCGGGTGGGTCCTATGCTGGCGCGACATCCTCCACAACATCTCCTAATAGTGATGCAACCAGCCAGTCAACCAATGGGACCACCCAAAATCTGACACAGGCACAGCGACTTCAGCAGGAGTCTGTCAGGAACCAGCAACGCATCCTCGGTCTGCGCCGAAAACCCGCTCTGACAGAGTTCCAACAAATGGTGGCAGCCACAACCGGACGAACCCTGCCGATCTTTGGAGCGTCGACCTTCCTGAATGCCCTTCCTTCAACATTTTCTCCGGTGAGCGACGTGCCTGTAACTCCTGATTATGTCGTTGGACCAGGAGATGAGTTGCGCTTGCAGATATGGGGACAGGTCAGTCTCAGGGGCTCATATACCGTAGACCGAACTGGATCGATCGCGTTGCCTGGGGCGGGTACGATTCATGTCGCGGGAGTGCGTTTTGACCATTTGACCGACTTTTTGCGCTCCCATTTGGCTAGGGTTTACCGCAACTTTGATCTGAATGTAAATATGGGGCAGTTGCGATCAATCCAGGTATTCGTGGTAGGCGAAGCCAACATGCCCGGTAGCTACACCGTAGGCTCGTTGAGTACCTTGTTGAACGCTCTGTTTTACGCGGGTGGACCGAAACCTCAGGGAAGCTTGCGGGACATTCAACTCAAGCGCGGTGGCAAAACCATCGATCATTTCGATCTCTATGACGTATTGCTGCAAGGTGATAAAAGCAATGACGTGCAGCTTGCATCAGGAGATGTAATTTTCATTCCGCCTGCGGGCAAACAGATTGCAGTGGTCGGCAGTGTTAATAATCCCGCGATTTATGAGTTACGGAATGAAACAACGATTGAGCAAGTTCTTCAGTTGGCCGGCGGCCGAACAAATATCGCAGTGAATTCCCAGGCGCGTGTAGAGCGCATCTATGACCACGCGGTACGCAGCGTTATGGAAGTGAATCTCTCGCAGCCTTCCACGTTTCAGGTGCAGGATGGTGACATCGTTACCGTCAACGCCATTGTCGATCGCTTTAAAGATGCTGTGACTTTGCGCGGGAATGTCGCGAACCCTGGACGATATGCCTGGCATCCCGGGATGCGGGTGAGCGATCTGATCCCGAATAAAGATGCACTGATTACACGGAGCTACTGGCAGCACAAAAATGATCTCGGGCACATGACGATGAACTACGAACCTGAGCCCGAGCGGAATGCTCGAGGTGTGCTACAGCCCAAAAATTACTACGGTTCGACCACGCAAGACTCCACCACGCAGGCTTTGAATGGCACAGGGCTGCAACAATCTCAGGGAGCGCAAAATCAGGCTGGCCTCGATCAGAATCAATATGGAACCGAGCCGGAGCAATACGGTGTCGTACAAGATCCATATAGTGCCGATCAATATGGCTCTCTCCAGAGCCAATCCAACTTCCCTCCAAATCAGCCTGCACCTGCCGGAGGGCAATCATCTTCCACCACCACCCCGCAGATGGGGGCTCAGGCACAGGGATCATCAGATACGAGCACTGGAGGAAATTCGGTTGGAGCAGCTCTGACCGGCAATGTTGGCCGGTTTCCCGTTAAGACGAACGTGCTTCTGAGTGCTCCGGATATCGACTGGAGCTACGCAGTGATTGAACGTCAGAACGGGGAGAATTTGAAGACTTCGCTCCTCCCATTTAATTTAGGCAGAGTTATTCTGGATGGCAATCAGTCGCAGAATCTCGAATTGCTCCCTGGCGATGTCGTGACCATTTTCTCGACCGCTGATATTCGTGTCCCGATCTCTGAGCAGACCCGATTTGTACGTTTGGAAGGGGAGTTTGTGAGCTCCGGCGTCTATAGCGTAAAGCCCGGAGAAACTCTGAGGCAGTTGCTCGAGAGAGAGGGAGGATTTACCCCAGACGCTTATCTGTATGCATCGGCATTTACGAGGGAATCAACGCGGCGAGTCCAGCAACAGCGACTCAATGAGTATGCAGATCAGCTGGAAGTGCAGTCCGCAACCGCAGCGGCGGCAGGGAACGCATCAGCGGTTAATGCGCAGGATGCCGCCGCAGCGACTGCCGCTGCATCGGCGGCCCAGACCTCGATCGCACAGTTGAGGCGGTCGCACCCTGACGGCAGGATCGTGCTTCAATTGAAACCGGATAGTCGTGGGATTGACAGCGTTCCAGACCTGGCGCTGGAGGACGGTGACCAGTTTGTGGTGCCTAAGGTTCCCGCGACCGTCAGCGTAGAAGGCGAAGTCTACAGTGCGAACGCCTTCATCTTTAGGCGGGAAGAGCGCACGATTGACTATCTTCGCGAGGCCGGGGGGCCGGATCGGCAGGCAGACATGAAACATGCGTTTGTGTTGCGTGCAGACGGATCGGTCTACAGTCAACAATACGGAAATATCAAGAAAGCTACGATCTTTCCCGGGGATACGATCGTAATTCCGCCGCAGCTTCAAAGAATGTCAATTATGCGTAATCTGATTGATATTGGAACAATTGTCAGCCAGTTTGGCATAGGGATCGCGGCAATTAATTTGCTGAAGTAA
- a CDS encoding GNVR domain-containing protein, whose translation LPPRASDMIIPSLSGGGGGGGGAAAGASLLLGQDPGDMYLGMLASVSVTDDFIDHLGLIEIYHAKKKVDARNALKGQAKFKVDKNSLISVEVTSNDPKLAARIANAYLDALYRLNGSMVASASAHRRAFYEEQMESQKEDLDASEVALKEAEEKTGIVLPEGAAQAGLRTIVDLQASIGTAEAKLSGLLMGATNDNPGVIQSRAELSELRSQLARQQANSAKQKPGTGLASSAALPGLTMELLRKMRDVKLNETLYDTLTQQYERARIESLDPGPQFQIVDHALVPERKAGPPRKLLVVGGIVLGFLAGLIFVLTRDAIARLIEACLTDSTVTAKR comes from the coding sequence CTCCCGCCCCGGGCTTCGGACATGATTATTCCAAGTCTGTCAGGGGGGGGGGGGGGCGGAGGGGGCGCGGCTGCGGGAGCTTCTCTATTGCTCGGGCAGGATCCGGGCGACATGTATCTAGGGATGCTTGCGAGCGTATCAGTCACAGACGATTTTATCGATCATCTTGGACTGATAGAGATCTACCACGCGAAGAAAAAAGTTGATGCCCGGAATGCGCTAAAGGGACAGGCAAAATTCAAGGTTGACAAAAATTCACTGATTTCAGTGGAAGTTACTTCCAATGATCCGAAGCTCGCGGCTCGCATTGCGAATGCTTATCTGGACGCTCTTTACCGCTTGAATGGCTCCATGGTCGCATCGGCGTCGGCTCATCGGCGAGCATTTTATGAAGAACAGATGGAAAGTCAAAAGGAAGATCTTGACGCGTCAGAAGTTGCGTTGAAGGAAGCTGAAGAGAAGACAGGTATCGTGTTGCCTGAGGGGGCGGCCCAGGCTGGACTAAGGACGATCGTCGATTTGCAGGCCTCGATTGGAACAGCCGAAGCGAAGCTTTCGGGCCTGCTGATGGGTGCGACAAATGACAATCCAGGGGTAATTCAATCTCGCGCTGAACTTAGCGAACTGAGGTCTCAGTTGGCTCGGCAACAGGCGAATTCTGCGAAGCAAAAGCCAGGGACTGGGCTGGCATCCTCGGCTGCTCTCCCCGGGTTGACAATGGAACTTTTGCGGAAGATGCGCGATGTGAAGCTGAACGAAACGCTCTATGACACCTTAACCCAGCAGTATGAAAGAGCTCGTATCGAATCACTTGATCCTGGGCCGCAGTTTCAAATTGTAGATCACGCGCTAGTGCCGGAGCGCAAAGCAGGGCCGCCCCGAAAACTGCTTGTGGTTGGCGGCATCGTCCTTGGCTTTCTCGCTGGATTGATCTTTGTGTTAACCAGAGATGCTATCGCTCGACTGATTGAGGCGTGCTTGACAGATTCAACCGTGACTGCAAAGAGGTAA
- a CDS encoding O-antigen ligase: protein MEQDRDIILSRRTANSRWLTIFLFLAGTLASTIVLKVGPIQYLEILYFVEMIVLLVIFSENGYKVRWFRPYLRIAVWYLLFSAAAFALAILALRYDFYFPDTPKLLTYPVIITISRIVELGASVSVMLYLAEKFREDPLKAVFTMRVYFWVGVLSAAYSIVSYPLNVAGGIELGAYGPDHRMRGFYNEGGPYGLYLISVFLIGWALYKQKWVKKSALQFALVVLSIAFLGSKSKAAFCAVLFLFLINGLFAKSFRRRIVIAVSVAFLLVAISQVVDLGKALATYKRVSQAYERLSHRHANDPNFVYGRVAGAFIVPKMVSEHPLVGVGWGNYGLLRNAPEYRGAAAFAHENDEPALGIAGMTAELGIPLALYLAGCLLLPFIFLRRIKSPLYLTNLALLQPIVHLFGGQLNLTYPWIVTAFALGLGYSFTMATKSSDPVMRLP, encoded by the coding sequence GTGGAACAGGATCGAGATATCATTCTCTCCCGCAGGACGGCGAATTCTAGATGGTTGACGATATTTCTCTTTCTTGCGGGTACGCTTGCTTCAACGATTGTCTTGAAAGTAGGGCCAATCCAGTATCTGGAGATCCTCTACTTCGTAGAGATGATCGTTCTACTCGTCATTTTCTCCGAAAACGGCTACAAAGTGCGTTGGTTCCGGCCCTATCTGAGGATTGCGGTCTGGTATCTTTTATTTTCGGCGGCGGCATTTGCTCTTGCAATTCTCGCCTTACGCTACGATTTCTACTTTCCGGATACGCCGAAACTCCTGACCTATCCCGTTATCATTACGATTTCCCGCATCGTAGAACTGGGTGCTTCCGTATCGGTCATGTTGTATCTTGCGGAGAAGTTTCGCGAGGACCCTCTCAAAGCTGTATTTACAATGCGGGTTTATTTCTGGGTCGGAGTCCTGAGTGCTGCATATTCTATTGTGAGTTATCCCCTCAACGTTGCCGGTGGCATCGAGCTGGGGGCCTACGGGCCCGATCATAGAATGCGGGGGTTTTATAACGAAGGCGGGCCCTATGGCTTATATCTAATCAGTGTATTTCTAATCGGATGGGCGCTTTATAAGCAGAAATGGGTTAAAAAAAGTGCTCTACAGTTTGCATTGGTAGTACTTTCCATCGCCTTTCTTGGGAGCAAATCTAAAGCTGCATTTTGTGCCGTTCTCTTCCTGTTTTTGATTAATGGCCTTTTCGCAAAGAGTTTTAGACGACGTATAGTCATTGCTGTATCGGTTGCTTTCCTGTTAGTAGCTATATCCCAGGTAGTCGATCTGGGGAAAGCTCTGGCAACATACAAACGAGTAAGTCAAGCGTATGAACGGCTATCGCATCGACATGCGAACGATCCTAACTTTGTTTATGGTCGAGTTGCAGGCGCATTTATTGTTCCCAAGATGGTGAGTGAACATCCGCTTGTCGGCGTCGGTTGGGGTAATTATGGCTTGCTGAGGAATGCACCGGAATATCGTGGAGCTGCGGCATTTGCGCATGAGAACGATGAGCCGGCGCTTGGCATAGCTGGAATGACGGCCGAGCTGGGGATACCTCTTGCCCTTTACCTGGCCGGTTGCCTTCTCCTTCCGTTTATTTTTCTTCGACGGATAAAATCACCTCTTTACCTTACAAATCTTGCGCTCCTGCAGCCGATAGTCCATCTATTTGGCGGGCAATTAAATTTGACGTATCCATGGATTGTGACGGCTTTCGCCCTTGGATTGGGCTATTCATTTACGATGGCAACTAAATCGTCGGATCCGGTGATGCGCCTGCCATGA